GAGATGGTGATGCCTGGTGACAACGTGACGGTGGAGATAGAGTTGTTAACGCCGATCGCGTTGGAGAAGGAGTTGCGGTTTGCGATAAGGGAGGGCGGGCGCACTGTAGGAGCGGGCGTCGTCGCAGAAATACTAGACTGAGAACCGGTGCGGGTACGACCGGAGGCTTCAGTGCCTT
The Candidatus Eisenbacteria bacterium genome window above contains:
- the tuf gene encoding elongation factor Tu (EF-Tu; promotes GTP-dependent binding of aminoacyl-tRNA to the A-site of ribosomes during protein biosynthesis; when the tRNA anticodon matches the mRNA codon, GTP hydrolysis results; the inactive EF-Tu-GDP leaves the ribosome and release of GDP is promoted by elongation factor Ts; many prokaryotes have two copies of the gene encoding EF-Tu), with protein sequence EMVMPGDNVTVEIELLTPIALEKELRFAIREGGRTVGAGVVAEILD